One Desulforhopalus sp. DNA segment encodes these proteins:
- a CDS encoding fatty acid--CoA ligase produces the protein MNTKILPSAPDAYSYPLLIKTLLTTPLIYAPEQKIIYRDQREYTYKQFGKRICQLAHALTKLGVQAGDTVAVMDWDSNRYLECYFAVPMLGAILHTVNVRLSSEQLLYTINHAEDDVLLINSEFLPMLAAIKDNLTTVKKVVLLTDNNDPLSGQDAEYEAMLRDQPEEYAFPDFDENSVATTFYTTGTTGLPKGVYFTHRQLVLHTHGVLSALCAYDTQARICSSDVYMPITPMFHVHAWGMPYLSTMLGCKQVYPGRYEPATLLKLISTHKVTFSHCVPTILHMLLSTPAVAGCDLSNWKVVIGGSALSKGMCKQALGHGINVFTGYGMSETCPILTLALLKPDMLEGDENQQITMRCRTGLPISHVQLELFDPNGKAVPHDGKTTGEVVVRTPWLTQGYFKDEEKSKELWEGGWLHTGDIGYIDTKGYLQITDRLKDVIKTGGEWISSLELEDIISQHPGVSEVAVIGVQDPKWGERPVALVVPKPGLSKALSAEDILAVIKAQVDNGSLPKYGMPEKVLIVEQIAKTSVGKINKKQLRRDFTLNDLPA, from the coding sequence ATGAACACCAAGATCCTTCCATCCGCACCAGATGCGTATTCGTACCCACTGCTCATCAAGACCTTGCTCACCACCCCACTGATATACGCACCCGAGCAAAAGATTATCTACCGGGACCAGCGGGAATACACCTACAAACAATTTGGTAAACGGATCTGCCAGCTTGCCCATGCTCTTACCAAGCTCGGAGTACAGGCCGGCGACACGGTTGCGGTTATGGATTGGGATTCAAATCGGTATCTTGAATGCTATTTTGCCGTGCCGATGCTCGGAGCCATTCTCCATACGGTCAACGTCCGGCTGTCCAGCGAACAGTTGCTGTACACAATCAATCACGCCGAAGATGACGTGCTGCTCATCAACTCTGAATTCCTGCCGATGCTTGCGGCCATCAAGGACAACCTGACGACGGTGAAAAAAGTAGTCCTCCTCACCGACAACAATGACCCCTTAAGCGGCCAGGACGCCGAGTACGAGGCCATGCTGCGGGACCAACCGGAGGAATACGCCTTCCCCGACTTTGACGAGAACAGTGTCGCCACAACCTTTTACACCACCGGCACCACCGGCCTGCCTAAGGGCGTTTATTTTACCCACCGCCAGCTGGTGCTCCATACCCATGGCGTTCTCTCGGCTCTTTGCGCCTATGACACCCAAGCCCGCATCTGCTCTTCGGATGTGTATATGCCGATCACCCCGATGTTCCATGTCCATGCCTGGGGCATGCCGTATCTGTCAACCATGCTCGGCTGCAAACAAGTATATCCGGGCCGTTACGAACCTGCCACCCTGTTGAAACTGATCTCCACCCATAAGGTGACATTCTCCCACTGCGTTCCAACCATCCTGCACATGCTGCTGTCAACTCCGGCTGTGGCGGGTTGCGACCTGTCGAACTGGAAGGTGGTTATCGGCGGCTCCGCCCTTTCCAAGGGAATGTGCAAACAAGCTCTGGGCCACGGCATCAATGTCTTTACCGGCTACGGCATGTCGGAAACCTGCCCAATCCTCACCCTGGCCCTCCTCAAACCGGACATGCTCGAAGGCGACGAGAACCAGCAGATCACCATGCGTTGCCGTACTGGATTGCCGATCAGCCATGTCCAGCTTGAACTTTTTGATCCCAATGGCAAAGCAGTGCCCCACGACGGTAAAACCACCGGCGAAGTAGTTGTCCGGACTCCGTGGCTCACCCAAGGCTATTTTAAAGATGAAGAAAAGAGCAAGGAACTCTGGGAAGGCGGCTGGCTGCATACCGGTGACATCGGCTACATCGACACCAAAGGCTATTTGCAGATAACCGACCGGCTGAAAGATGTTATCAAGACCGGCGGAGAGTGGATCTCCTCTCTTGAGCTGGAAGACATCATCAGCCAGCATCCGGGAGTCAGCGAGGTTGCGGTCATCGGTGTTCAGGACCCAAAATGGGGCGAAAGGCCGGTTGCCCTGGTTGTCCCCAAACCCGGTCTGAGCAAGGCTTTGAGCGCAGAAGACATTCTCGCGGTCATCAAAGCCCAGGTTGACAACGGCAGCCTCCCGAAATACGGGATGCCGGAGAAGGTGCTGATCGTCGAACAGATCGCCAAAACAAGCGTCGGCAAGATCAACAAGAAGCAACTCCGCCGCGATTTCACTTTAAACGACCTCCCTGCATAA
- a CDS encoding cold-shock protein: MAEGTVKWFNDSKGFGFIEQDGGKDVFVHHTAIKAEGFKSLQEGERVTFDVVEGAKGPAAANVVKR, from the coding sequence ATGGCTGAAGGAACAGTAAAGTGGTTTAATGATTCAAAAGGTTTTGGTTTTATTGAGCAAGATGGTGGCAAGGATGTATTTGTTCATCACACTGCCATCAAGGCAGAGGGCTTCAAATCTCTCCAAGAGGGAGAGCGGGTAACTTTCGACGTTGTCGAGGGTGCCAAGGGTCCTGCTGCGGCCAATGTCGTTAAACGCTAA
- a CDS encoding CDP-alcohol phosphatidyltransferase family protein produces MERLLVISIAAALGAGFYLWFFRMIRRPVMQEYVVAHQWLLHPNAICYWRAALAMLGFCLYFFAGYQATAIFIFTYAAILDGVDGLVARSCNMTTKLGEWLDPLCDKLTYLPPLVGFAYLGVMSTDLVWILVGVELAGQFLARHLLSMINYSVAANNFGKIKAIICFALVIYCALLDGNPGFIDMGDEVVIACIILSVASVGCKFIPNRLYADILSTLNFFCGVASLILTHNHHFAWAILAIIAGQLFDLFDGRMAEKHGGTKYGPYLDDIADFVSFGLSPAYVVALSSGTWISWGVSLLYFAGVAYRLVRFVTVDKKRTDLPYGIFNGLPSPAGALVVLGAALVVPPDYLWLVAILSVGLMVSHVRFAHFGRVILKQIPKPMFFLACAALVLVIAFIIKTKNVQMFGYLILFSVLTYMVVGRKCLGSNS; encoded by the coding sequence ATGGAAAGATTATTAGTAATTAGTATAGCAGCAGCGCTTGGGGCCGGGTTTTATCTGTGGTTTTTCCGGATGATTCGGCGACCGGTAATGCAGGAGTATGTGGTTGCTCACCAATGGCTTCTGCATCCCAATGCCATTTGCTATTGGCGGGCCGCGCTGGCCATGCTCGGTTTTTGCCTGTATTTTTTTGCCGGCTATCAGGCAACCGCTATTTTTATTTTTACCTATGCGGCAATTCTCGACGGGGTCGATGGTCTTGTGGCGAGAAGCTGCAATATGACGACTAAGCTGGGCGAATGGCTCGATCCCCTATGCGATAAACTGACCTATCTGCCGCCCTTGGTCGGTTTTGCGTATCTTGGTGTTATGTCAACGGATTTGGTGTGGATTCTGGTGGGCGTCGAGCTGGCTGGACAATTTCTCGCCAGGCACCTTCTGTCGATGATCAATTATTCTGTGGCGGCCAATAATTTCGGCAAGATCAAAGCTATAATCTGCTTTGCCCTGGTTATTTATTGCGCACTTCTGGATGGTAATCCCGGTTTTATCGACATGGGCGATGAGGTTGTCATTGCCTGTATCATCCTGTCGGTGGCATCGGTTGGCTGTAAGTTTATTCCCAATAGGCTGTATGCCGACATCCTTTCGACTCTCAATTTCTTCTGTGGTGTGGCTAGTCTTATCCTGACCCATAACCACCATTTCGCCTGGGCAATCCTGGCAATAATCGCCGGTCAGCTCTTTGACCTCTTTGACGGCAGGATGGCTGAGAAGCATGGTGGTACCAAGTACGGCCCCTACCTTGACGACATCGCCGACTTTGTCAGTTTTGGCCTTTCGCCGGCCTATGTTGTCGCGTTGTCCTCCGGGACATGGATTTCCTGGGGAGTAAGTCTGCTCTACTTTGCCGGGGTGGCCTACCGGCTGGTTCGTTTTGTTACCGTTGACAAGAAGCGCACTGATCTGCCCTATGGTATCTTCAATGGCCTTCCCAGCCCTGCCGGGGCCCTTGTTGTCCTGGGGGCCGCCCTGGTTGTGCCGCCGGATTATCTGTGGCTTGTCGCCATACTGTCCGTTGGCTTGATGGTCAGCCATGTACGGTTTGCCCATTTTGGCCGGGTAATTCTCAAACAGATACCGAAGCCGATGTTTTTTCTTGCCTGCGCCGCTTTGGTTTTGGTTATTGCCTTTATTATTAAGACGAAAAATGTCCAAATGTTCGGGTATCTCATTCTTTTTTCCGTGTTGACCTATATGGTGGTCGGGAGGAAATGCCTCGGATCGAATAGCTGA
- a CDS encoding RNA-binding protein, whose amino-acid sequence MKLFIGSLPYNITEPELSELCGQYGSVVSAKLVIDQFSGQSKGFGFIEMATRSEGHKVMEGLNGKEYKHRTLVCNEAKPPVKKGARRR is encoded by the coding sequence ATGAAGCTTTTTATTGGTAGCCTGCCTTATAATATCACTGAACCTGAGCTCTCCGAACTTTGTGGTCAATATGGCAGTGTTGTCAGTGCCAAGTTAGTTATTGATCAATTTTCCGGTCAATCCAAGGGATTTGGTTTTATCGAGATGGCAACCCGATCAGAGGGGCACAAGGTAATGGAAGGGCTTAACGGTAAAGAGTATAAACATCGTACGCTGGTCTGCAACGAGGCAAAACCCCCAGTTAAAAAAGGCGCCAGGCGGAGATAA
- a CDS encoding MarR family winged helix-turn-helix transcriptional regulator, with protein sequence MSSCNESFFRLIALTGQAMRSYADQRLKTFDLTVEQLQLLKQLAIDAGRPQNVLCALSSKSPANITRILDRLQKKGLIVRRLNPEDRRSSLVFLTAEGDRLRTEVLSLFEGLSAELIRGISDKSQQEAFSVLEAITANIERMSERNNLEKGRS encoded by the coding sequence ATGAGTTCCTGCAATGAATCTTTTTTTCGGCTTATCGCCCTTACCGGCCAGGCCATGCGCAGCTATGCCGATCAGCGGTTAAAGACCTTCGATCTGACCGTTGAACAGCTGCAGCTGCTCAAGCAACTGGCAATAGATGCCGGCCGACCGCAGAATGTCCTTTGTGCATTGTCGAGCAAGAGCCCGGCCAATATCACCAGAATTCTTGACCGGCTGCAGAAAAAAGGGCTGATTGTTCGCCGCCTGAACCCGGAGGATCGCCGCTCCAGCCTGGTTTTTCTCACCGCGGAGGGCGATAGGTTGCGGACCGAGGTGTTGAGCCTTTTTGAAGGCTTGAGTGCGGAGCTGATCCGTGGTATCAGCGATAAAAGTCAGCAGGAGGCGTTTTCAGTGCTTGAGGCGATAACCGCCAATATCGAGAGGATGTCAGAAAGAAATAATTTGGAGAAGGGCAGGTCATGA
- a CDS encoding TolC family protein yields MKLWSLVVALVLGASFSQAADLAGMQAMALKNREVIQQYMTTLEQSEKEIIRARSGYYPAVDLSYTVNALDESSLLEQKENSVALGRVSLNLFAGFRDKYGVQSAELLKDVEQHKLQGIRQDIQLNVALAYLAVFERKANREVAESAFQTLGKVYKDGESRFQVGLIGKNELLKFRVDYDNADITFKSADAGLKKSIHDLSRQVGAEIDLASLDFAEFNNLPPLVDRTAYAEKMLTERSEIKALEAVIAATSAQVEGVKSGYFPRVDAVGSYKRYDDDFFTGNGSVDDEELRAQVVMSVNLYQGSNTEATIAKTMLQARAQRYELQEVKNGFLTDLDNLLIDLQVSLDNVQVAKRSIEQAEENLRITQLKYDEGLQRESDLLDAITSLSRAQYNYVSVMRTVFTNHFRLIRMVSGF; encoded by the coding sequence ATGAAACTGTGGAGTCTAGTTGTAGCCCTGGTATTGGGCGCTTCATTCAGCCAAGCCGCTGATCTTGCCGGGATGCAGGCAATGGCCCTCAAGAATCGCGAGGTGATTCAGCAGTATATGACCACCCTCGAACAAAGCGAAAAGGAGATTATCCGGGCCAGGAGCGGCTACTATCCGGCGGTGGATCTTTCCTATACCGTCAATGCCCTTGATGAAAGCAGCCTGTTGGAACAAAAGGAAAACTCGGTCGCCCTCGGCAGAGTAAGCCTCAATCTTTTTGCCGGTTTTCGCGATAAATACGGGGTGCAGTCAGCCGAGCTGCTCAAGGATGTCGAACAGCACAAACTGCAGGGCATTCGCCAAGACATTCAGCTCAATGTTGCCCTTGCCTATCTTGCGGTATTTGAGCGCAAGGCCAACCGCGAGGTGGCTGAGTCGGCTTTCCAGACCCTGGGCAAGGTATACAAGGATGGAGAAAGCCGTTTCCAGGTGGGCTTGATCGGTAAAAACGAACTGCTGAAGTTCCGGGTAGATTATGACAACGCCGACATAACCTTCAAGTCCGCCGATGCCGGATTGAAAAAGAGCATCCACGATCTGTCCCGGCAGGTAGGTGCCGAGATCGATCTGGCAAGTCTTGATTTTGCTGAATTCAATAATCTTCCGCCGCTGGTCGACCGGACCGCTTATGCCGAGAAAATGTTGACGGAGAGAAGTGAGATCAAGGCCCTGGAGGCAGTCATTGCCGCTACCTCGGCGCAGGTCGAAGGGGTCAAGAGCGGCTATTTCCCAAGGGTCGATGCGGTCGGCAGCTATAAACGCTATGATGACGATTTTTTTACTGGCAACGGTTCCGTCGACGATGAGGAGCTACGGGCCCAGGTGGTCATGTCGGTCAATCTGTACCAGGGCAGCAATACCGAGGCGACCATCGCCAAAACAATGCTGCAGGCACGCGCTCAGCGCTATGAGCTGCAGGAAGTGAAGAACGGTTTCCTTACCGATCTTGACAATCTCCTTATTGACCTGCAGGTGAGCCTCGATAACGTCCAGGTTGCCAAACGGTCCATCGAACAGGCCGAGGAGAATCTTCGTATAACCCAACTCAAATACGACGAAGGGCTGCAACGGGAATCGGATTTGCTTGACGCGATTACCAGCCTGTCACGTGCGCAGTACAACTATGTCTCGGTCATGCGAACGGTTTTTACCAATCACTTTCGTTTGATTCGCATGGTCAGTGGCTTTTGA